The region cttcacttcgctgtgcctcagttccctcatctggaaaatggggattaagactgagccccacgagggacaacccgattcccctgtgtctaccccagcgcttagaacggtgctctgcgcagagtaagcgcttaacaaataccaacattattattattatcattattattctccgctGGCCACCCGGCTGAGCCCCCGCTGTCCGACCCCGGTCATCTCCCATCCCatcgggaagcggcatggcccagtgggtagagcacaggctcgggagtcagaaggtcatgggttttaatcctgactcccccactagtcttctgggtgaccaagtcgcttcacttctctgggcctcagtttcctcctctgtaaaatggggattgagactgtgagccccgtggaggacagggactgtgtccaaccttctttgcgcgtaggcacatagcgcttaacgcataccataattattacctttatccacctcagcgcttagaacagtgcctggcgcaaagtaagcacttaacgaataccatagagaagcagcgtggctcagtggaaagagcccgggcttgggagtcagaggtcacgggttctaatcccggctccgccactcgtcagctgtgtgactctgggtaagtcacttaacttctctgtgcctcagttacctcatctgtaaaatggggatgcgcactgtgagcactacatggggcaacctgatgaccttgtatctaccccagcgcttaaaacagtgcacggcacatagtaagcgcttaacaaataccaacattattcctattgttatccactccagtgcttaggacagtgcccggcacatattaagcgcttaacaaataccaacattattattattattgttatccactccagcgcttaggacagtacctggcacatagtaagcgcttaacaaataccatagttattgttattatccatccccgcgcttaggacagtgcctggcacatagtgaggagcagcatggctcagtggaaagagcacgggcttgggaatcagaggttatgggttcgaatcccgactctgccacttgtcagctgtgtgactgtgggaaagtcacttagcttctctgtgcctcagttccctcatctgtaaaatggggattaagacggtgagcctcatgtgggacaacctgattaccctgtatctaccccagcgcttagaacagtgctcggcacacagtaagcgcttaacaaacaccaacattattattaagcgcttaacaaatatcataattactattattatccatccccacacttaggacagtgcctggcacatagtaagcgcttaataaataccatcattattactattatccatccccagcagttaggacagtacctggcacagagtaagcgcttaacaaataccatcattattattattatccaccccagccgttaggacagtgcctggcacatagtaagcgcttaacaaataccatcattattattattatccatccccgcccttaggacagtgcctggcacagagtaagcgcttaacaaataccatcattattattattatccaccccagcggttaggacagtgcctggcacagagtaagcacttaacaaataccatcatcatcattattatccatcccCAGCAGttaggactgtgcctggcacatggtaagcgcttaacaagtaccccaattattattatctccccggaTCCCCCCCGCTGATCGCCCCCCTTCCTCGCTAGCCGTCCGGCCGAGCCCCCCGCAGGGTCTCCAGCTGACCACCTCTGCCCTTCCAGGCCCGCACACCAAGGTGGTCCGTCGCATCTTCACCAACACGCGCGAACGATGGCGACAGCAGAACGTGAACGGGGCCTTCGCCGAGCTCCGCAAGctcatccccacccacccccccgacAAGAAGCTGAGCAAGAACGAGATCCTGCGCCTGGCCATGAAATACATCAATTTCCTGGCCAAGCTGCTgagggaccaggaggaggaggggaatcaGCGCGGCAAAGGGGGAGCCAAGGAGGCCGCTCCCGGGGTGCAGGAGGACCTGCTCCAGGACATTCTGTCTCCCAACTCGAGCTGCGGCAGCTCCCTCGATGGGACGGGCAGCACCGACAGCTTCTCCGAAGAGGCCGAGGCGCTGGACGCCAAACACCCCCGGGGGCTTCACCCGTCCACCCTGCCGGTCGAGGGCAGCGGGCAGCGGTGACCCGTCCCGCGAacccgcggggagggggcggggaaagaTGTGGGGGGACGGGTCCGGCCCCCATAGGGAGCCTCCGGGACAGGAGGGAGGTTCTTGGCTGaccgggagggcggagggcgatggggacccccctccccgggcctcccgtccccccccccatccccgcgaCCCCCAATTTCCGAGGGTCCCGGCTGGGAGGCGGCGCCCGGGCGCAGAGTCCACCCCGGACGCACAGGTACTTTCCTCCAAGAATCCCAAATCCCACCCGGCGCGGGCCCCGTCCTCGGGTTTTCCAGACGCTAAGCCCCCCCTTGGCCCTGcaaccccccaaccctcctcctctgGGGGGCCAACCGGCCCGCACTGACCCGGAGCACTGACCCTCcgtggggccgggcccgggcagcGGCAGACCCTAACGGGTGGGTCGGCGTCCGGGCCCTTTGCAAACCTCGTCGGACTTCAGGTGGTGGTGAGTCGGGGTCGGGGTGTGGACtttcgctcccccaccccccacccagcatCTTTGCGTCACTCCCACGGGAGACAAGGTACCCAGATCCTCGCGCtgacccctccgcctcccccattcAGCTTTCGCGTCAACATCGAAATACCTCCTCGGGCCCGGCGTGCTCCAGGTGTTTCCTGTGAGGGGGTGACCTCCTAGGGCGGGGAAGCGAAATGAGGCCGACCTTAACGCCTGCGTGCATGTATGTCCGGGCCTGTCGGCGTGCATCCCGAGTTACACGcgcgcacactcacacacatgcaTCGACGTGTGCACACGCGAGGATTTGGGTTGtacaggaggggctgggggccagaccccgcccccgccccccatccccatttcccgcAGATCCTATGAGCTCCCGGATCGCCAGCGGGAAGAGCTTGGGTCTGAAGGGAAAGTTTCGGAAACTTGGAAGTTGTGCTGGACTGGTCGGTTCAGTGTTGGAACGTGGCTCCGGCCTTCCCATCGGCACTCTTCCCGAAGGATGGAATGAAGCCACCTGAGGGGCTTCGAGGAAGGCCAGGGAGCtgggtataataattatggtatttgttaagcgcttactacgtgccgggcactgtacaaagcgctggggtggacacaagcaaattggattggacgcagtccccgtctcccatggggctcacggtctcgatccccattttacagatgaggtaattgaggtgcagagaagttaagtgacttacccgaggtcacacggcagacaggtggcagagctgacttccaggcccgtgctctttcccctacactATCCTGCTTCTCATGGAGGGGATatggaggggagcggggcggtTAGAGACCGGAAAGCGGGGGGGTGTCCATCCTACGGGAAGGACACCCCCCAAGGTACCATCTCATAAGAAGAGGCACCCAATCCAGTAACACAGCCGGCCCTGACCCTGGTCGAATTCCCCGAATGACAAAGACCCGATGGTTTCCCGGAGCCCACCATGGAAGATCAcgcgccccctccttcccccacctgaaGGACACGTTCTCAGAAGAGAATCAAAGCCCAAGAGACGATATGTCTCCACTGTCACTGACTGTAGACACGGAGGTACCGGGCTGGTGGAAACGGTGGAATGGGGGACTTTCTACCTGCTGGTTTTCTTGGGCGGAGTTGTAAAGGCCGAGAGTCTTCGTTCTGCCCACCCAGCCATCCACGGATGGCATTTATCCACTACCACCCTCTCCTagggcccctccctcctcctccatcctcccagaGATCCCGTCCGTTCCTCCGGAAAAGGGGTGGGACCTAGGGTTGCGCCGGTCCTAGCTAACTTAGGTTATTTGACCCAATTCCTCTTGGGAAGAGTCTGGATTGGGTTGGATGACCGGTCCCTAGTGTAGACGCCTAAATGAAGCCAGTACAAGGCCTGGAGGTTCGGACTTCCTAGCGGACTCTCAGACCCCCAGTCTTTTGGGAAGGTGTTTCCCTCCCTGGAATTACCCGATTGGATATGGGATTGTGTTTGGGAATGGAATTGTCCATGCTGGAGCTGGCCACCTGGAAATGGCGGTTTAGAGCGGGGGAGTAAAGCGAGGCATTCGCTCTGGCTAAGAAATCTTCTTCCCCTGGAGGAGTTTGTGGGAGTAGGGGAGAAGACTGAACACAGCCCCCGTGTGAGGAAAATAATCATGGGCTGTTTGGCCGATCCAGGCTGTGAAGACCACCAAAACGGGAGGTGGATTACTTTTGTCCCAACTCACCGCCTTTGGCTGTCCTCATAGCTGGGATTCCCAAGACCCCGGCCGGCTTCCTCTTGTGCAGGTTGGTCCCCGCTGCTGTTGTCGGGATTCCGGGATGGATCCGCCGTAGCCTTATCCCGGGTTGAGGATCATGGGGGAGGCTGgcgagtgaggggagggggagaaggaggctttcaaggaaggaaggagagcagggaagaaACACCCAATCACCATATCGTGTCAATCGGGAGAGGTAGACGTGGGTGTCTCTAGAGACCGCGACCTGGAAAACCACTGGCCTGTTCTCCTGAAGAGAGGCAGCAAACATTCCAGAAACAAAAATGAATGTCAGGAGGGGAGGAAAttgcctcttttttttaaatgagtatTTTTTTGTAGCTGAAAATGACAAGATGGTACAACCCTATGAGCAAACACGATTTCTAGCCTCTTAGCCAAATAAGATTTAGATCTTCGGGGTATGTCTAGTTGTGATTGCAATGGTACACCTCCTCCTGTGACATCCTTCTCCCCTGCTTGCTCTTTGTCTTTGTGTATATATATCATCACATTTCTGTTTGGTCAGCACTTTCAGTCAACATTGTACTGTATGTGATGAGTCTTTTGGTTTCTGCATTTTTCTGCAGAAGAGAAGTAACCCTAGACCTGGTACCTTTATCTTTGGAAAGACATTTTGGCAGACCCACTGTGGATGTGCTCTTTAGAAAACACGATTGTcgtaatgtgtatatatatataatgaataTATCGAGGATATTTCTAAATAAAGTTTTACAAAGCGGCCTGGCTCCCTGTGGGTTAGGGACTCCCACGCATCCTTATTCCCACCCTAgggtggaaggaaaggatttggggatgGGTTCATGAGTAGGAACAGAAGTGATAAAAGTATGAGTAGTAGAGGAAATAGTGTATATTGAGCTCCCCCTTGGTCCAGTGTACTGTACCAAACCCTCGGGAAAAGCACAAAAGAGAGAAgagacttgttccttgcccacagagaccttacacTCTAATAAGGAAAACAAcatcaaatatttacaaatgagggagatCACAGTAAATGATTCAATATTCAGTGGACCTATTCAGTATCCATTTGGATAGACAATAGACATGTAAACAAGTGCCGAGGATGCCGAGTAATAAATTCAGAAATGCTACGAGCGGCTCAAAGGAGGATTTTTAATCAGGGACAGTCCACCCCCTCGCCACCTCTATTCCTTAACACAGTCTTGTAGAGCGCTACTAGCCCGCTCCCTCGACGGCAGGATTCAGAGGACTAGTACGGGAAGCAATTTCACTGGTCTTTCTGACGGTTTGCCATGGGACCGATTCCGAAACTATGGGTGGGCCCCTCAGCATcggcagtatttactgaacacctcctgtgggcagagcgttgTAGCCTCCTCCACAGATAATGGGAACTGAAAGACTTCTAGGAGAATCTGAACGTGAGATAgctggaggagagcagagggaggtgcAAGACAGACTGCTCGCTCCCTTTGAGATCAAAGGGCGAACCTTGCTATGATGGgcaccctttaaacacttaatccctgctattattatcaccattattattgtggtatttcaaagcacttactgtgtgccaggcagtgtactgagcaatgggggtTGACACGAAATAATCAGATCGAAcagaatcacagtctaagagggaaggaaagcaaagatgataataattgtagtattagttaagcgcttaccgtgtgccaggcactctactaaccgctggggtgaacgcaagcaaatcgtgttggacacagtcccttaatccccattttatagaggaggtaactgaggtccagagggatcttctccccattttacagatgaagaaactaaggcacagagaagttaggggattttcccaaggtcaggcagcagtcaaggggcagatTTGGGGATAAAATTACAGTAacacctggggagagtacacaagAAGCATGGAAAGACACATTTCTTGTCTAAAGGaagcatcttctagactgtgagcttgttgtggacagggaatgtgtttgatgttatattgtattgtcccaagtgcttagtagagtgctttgcacacaataagtgctcaataaatatgattaataataataataatccactcTACGGGAGGATGATGTGCAGGataaatcattgtggtatttcttaagtgcttactatgtgccccgcactgtactaagccctgggatagatactagataatcagattgcacatgaggctcaccgtctaagtcagagggagaacaggtattgaatgcccattctgcagatcagggaactgaggcacagaaatcagaagcgacttgcctgccatcacacagcagaaaagtggcaaaatcaggattagaacccaagtcctctgactcccaggccgaggtcttcccactatgccacgctgcttctcaattcagttCAATGCTCTCAGTTCTCCAATCAGGAGCTCTTTCACTGTGCCTTTTGGCTACAATGGCAGAACTAGAGAACTTCCATTAACCCTCACCtgtcttggattcattcattcaacagtatttattgagcgcttactatgtgcagagcactgtactaagcgcttggaatgtacaaatcggtaacagatagaggcagtccctgccctctgacgggcttacagtctaatcggatgaaGCGCGAAGCCGCATTCGAAGAAATCTTTGCACACGTGCACCTGGGGAGAATCCAGGGGCAAGCAGAATAACAACGAGCATCTTTCTTCACATGGGGTATGTCAGGAATGGGAACGGTATCCCACACGCTCTAGGAGGACTGCCCACATTTACAGAGAAatgtaaattgagaagcagcgaggcctagtggcaagaacacgggcttgggggtcagaggttgtgggttctaatcctggcggaattgcctgctgcgtgaccttgggaaagtcacttaactgctctgtgcctcagttacctcatctgcaaaatggggatcgagactgtgagccccatgtaggacagggacagtgtccaacctgattgcctggtatctaccccagccggaCTGGGGGTCGCCGGACCCTCAGGGGGGTGGAGACGGTACTGAACGCCACCAATGCTAGTTTCCTTCACTCCTCCATTCCCGTGTATCTCTGTGTCCTCCCCGGGGGGAAGGAGATGCGGCTAGGTGGGGTGCAGAGATCTAACAGAGGCAGGCAGAGACCCTCCCCGCTTATCGGGAGGGAGAGGCCAACTTCCAACCCCGACCCCACCAGCCTCCCGCCCCGCCAGGCAGGAGCAGGGTCGGCCCACCGAATTTTTATCTTCTCCCCTCCATCACCTCCCAGTGCTGAAGTTTGCAAAATCTCAACAGTCAGCATGGTTCAAGCCAGAGCTagccatggaagcagcatggtgtagtagatacagcacgggcctgggattcagaaggtgatgggttctaatcccagctccgtcacttctctgctgtgtggccttgggcaagtcactctgcttctctgtgcctcagtgacctcatctgtaaaatggggattaataataataatgttggtatttgttaagcgcctactatgtgtcgagcaccgttctaagcgctggggtagatacaggatcatcaggttgtcccacgtgaggctcacagttaatccctattttacagatgaggtcactgaggcacagagaagtgaagtgacttgcccacagtcacacagctgacagattaagagtatgaaccccaacagggactgtgtccaacctgattcacttgtaaccaccccagcgcttagtacaatgcctggcacattgtcaaaacttaacaaatgccataattattattattcttattaattcaAGTCTCGGTCCAtagttgggggggggcggtgacccTCGCCTCCAGGGTTCCAGAtgagatggggttgggggagggcctaataataatgatggcatttgtttagcgcttactatgtgccagacactgttctaatgaCTGCTTGCGCCCAGTTTTGGGACGAAGGAGATGGGTTCAACACCACCCCCCCATGGGATCCCAGCTGTGGGATCCCAGCTTCAC is a window of Ornithorhynchus anatinus isolate Pmale09 chromosome 18, mOrnAna1.pri.v4, whole genome shotgun sequence DNA encoding:
- the TAL1 gene encoding T-cell acute lymphocytic leukemia protein 1 yields the protein PAGEPVQRGGGGGLDIKGREAGGEARQRVPTTELCRPPGPGPAPAELPSDGRMVQLSPPPIPLQPAAAAAAAAAAAAAAGRAMLFSFGQPLAVINSGFFGDPDTFPMFSNNNRVKRRPSPYEVEINDGPHTKVVRRIFTNTRERWRQQNVNGAFAELRKLIPTHPPDKKLSKNEILRLAMKYINFLAKLLRDQEEEGNQRGKGGAKEAAPGVQEDLLQDILSPNSSCGSSLDGTGSTDSFSEEAEALDAKHPRGLHPSTLPVEGSGQR